In Campylobacter concisus, a single window of DNA contains:
- the ciaB gene encoding invasion protein CiaB, protein MNDFKRLNELTKEQKNKLNAIYKNLDDDIINEAVKICGLAGTPSQKLALARRIIDLKVDPLQNELKKLNLGENEQKRVLNLMYNYVRNLYENLHAKLLEKAKEEKILDPFNQAFVQAMHELGLSLNAWQISWQDRIIDTTNKEFETKFKDLSQANEFITKNALFQCDSNGVRADRTYGAVVKEGNKFSFLPYALAFKDEVRELKSVFAKNLEILRNLAKNDEQKSYVKYLEKLQNAFCEEDNTKVINAWQEAEIAWMDVKGALQPGHPLEYYEDAYTHAVALEWDIRLVDSEGIDELKFKEKVAKTYESVCEKIKFDNAETNKVVSENIARTQLYISVPMIYYAAELNGLFSAQVVPNDESVSEKCGKKIFAFVNHVYEGAKAKPFMKLGAEIFSKEFLDFGREILFLKPKIWKKVYEISTIGHEFGHILFIGLDTEMSMNKSGVFKFIEEYKATTGGLVNFFLHEEAEYKMAVFHELIARAVGLIAWRKVDEVRAYYCEGLIHLSLLFRAGVLKFDGKLSVDMSEQAYSKFKEICLENYYDLAQTYAKKDDASTFLEKFCQKDELSYLPKDEECKKFVEHFYARYEAIGNDVDDSGEWQRWQSLAKKAEKDR, encoded by the coding sequence ATGAATGATTTTAAAAGATTAAACGAACTTACAAAAGAGCAAAAAAATAAGTTAAATGCTATTTATAAAAATTTAGACGATGACATTATAAACGAAGCTGTTAAAATTTGTGGTCTTGCTGGTACACCAAGCCAAAAACTGGCTCTTGCAAGAAGGATAATAGATCTTAAAGTTGATCCGCTTCAAAATGAGCTAAAAAAGCTAAATTTAGGCGAAAACGAGCAAAAACGAGTGCTAAATTTAATGTATAACTACGTTAGAAATTTATATGAAAATCTGCACGCCAAGCTTTTAGAAAAGGCCAAAGAAGAGAAAATTTTAGATCCGTTTAACCAAGCTTTTGTGCAGGCTATGCATGAACTTGGGCTTAGTCTAAATGCGTGGCAAATTTCATGGCAGGATCGTATTATCGACACTACAAACAAAGAGTTTGAGACTAAATTTAAAGATCTAAGCCAGGCAAATGAGTTTATTACTAAAAATGCTTTATTTCAGTGTGATAGTAACGGCGTAAGGGCCGATAGAACGTATGGCGCGGTAGTAAAAGAAGGTAATAAATTTAGCTTTTTGCCTTATGCACTTGCTTTTAAAGATGAGGTGAGAGAGCTTAAAAGCGTCTTTGCTAAAAATCTTGAAATTTTAAGAAATTTAGCCAAAAATGACGAGCAAAAATCTTATGTCAAATACCTTGAAAAGCTACAAAATGCCTTTTGTGAAGAAGATAATACAAAGGTGATAAACGCTTGGCAAGAGGCTGAGATAGCGTGGATGGATGTAAAAGGTGCGCTTCAGCCGGGTCATCCACTAGAGTACTACGAGGATGCCTACACGCACGCAGTTGCGCTAGAGTGGGATATCAGGCTGGTTGATAGCGAGGGCATTGATGAGCTTAAATTTAAAGAAAAAGTGGCAAAAACTTACGAAAGCGTTTGCGAAAAGATCAAATTTGATAACGCCGAGACAAACAAGGTAGTTAGCGAAAATATCGCTAGAACGCAGCTTTATATAAGCGTGCCGATGATCTATTACGCAGCGGAGCTAAACGGGCTTTTTAGCGCTCAAGTCGTACCAAATGATGAGAGTGTGAGCGAAAAATGTGGCAAGAAAATTTTTGCCTTTGTAAATCACGTCTATGAGGGCGCAAAGGCAAAGCCTTTTATGAAGCTTGGGGCTGAAATTTTTAGCAAGGAATTTTTGGATTTTGGTAGAGAAATTTTATTTCTAAAGCCAAAAATTTGGAAAAAAGTTTATGAAATCTCAACCATTGGCCATGAGTTTGGGCACATCCTCTTTATCGGACTTGATACCGAGATGAGTATGAATAAAAGTGGCGTCTTTAAATTCATAGAAGAGTACAAGGCGACGACTGGCGGGCTAGTAAATTTCTTCTTGCACGAAGAGGCGGAGTATAAAATGGCCGTCTTTCACGAGCTAATAGCTCGTGCTGTTGGGCTTATCGCGTGGCGAAAGGTCGATGAGGTGAGGGCTTATTACTGCGAGGGACTCATACATCTTAGCTTGCTTTTTAGGGCTGGTGTGCTTAAATTTGACGGCAAGCTAAGCGTAGATATGAGCGAGCAAGCTTACTCTAAATTTAAAGAAATTTGCTTAGAGAACTACTATGACCTAGCGCAAACATACGCTAAAAAAGATGATGCGAGCACATTTTTGGAGAAATTTTGCCAAAAAGATGAACTAAGCTATTTGCCAAAAGATGAAGAGTGCAAGAAATTTGTTGAGCATTTTTACGCTAGATACGAAGCTATCGGCAACGACGTCGATGATAGTGGTGAGTGGCAAAGGTGGCAAAGTTTAGCCAAAAAGGCAGAGAAAGATAGATAA
- a CDS encoding putative bifunctional diguanylate cyclase/phosphodiesterase: MFCTSFIAFFSLKFSKRRLSILLCLIALIAISTYDIFTTTMDFWIDEISFFGYDIVFKSSFFMLFVAALHLREGEANLKFRALRNDFDKILIQKLFVFAVFLTIMILYSWKINLTWLFSILVTLLAYGALSYTFSNVRKMDILIKREIHIKKVLNNQIESKVKELEETNRHLQRISKYDYLTNALNRQYFIARLEEMIKSKALGEKIDIYSIDINHFKAINDSYGHYIGDDVIAKFASNIESILPPNDSLFARSGGDDFIVVVKQNENVHCREFLHYLLKAISEPIVIDDYKIVLDAKIGISSTQTSEILADDFIMQSEAALEAAKKDASEKYVFYNDIKSMIQDRNYIEILLNSISFDEEFELKFQPQYLIEGKKIVGAEALVRWNSPIKGPVDQSKFIPIAEQSSIINAIGKWVAKNAIKQMAFWNEKYNTNLKIGINISPKQIDNINFASKFLSYIDRYGIDPSCVDVEITEASLVNAEEMMQSALSELSNRGICISIDDFGTGFSSMNYIKKYPMSRLKIAKELIDNIAKNDIDKDVVKSVIALAKNVELKTIAEGVEDETQLEILRELGCDEVQGYLWGKPMSAEDFEKLIISAI, translated from the coding sequence ATGTTTTGTACTTCATTTATTGCATTTTTTTCACTTAAATTTTCAAAAAGAAGACTATCTATACTTTTATGCTTGATAGCACTTATTGCAATAAGCACTTATGATATTTTTACCACCACAATGGATTTTTGGATAGATGAAATATCCTTTTTTGGATACGACATTGTATTTAAGAGTTCATTTTTTATGTTGTTTGTTGCTGCGCTTCATTTAAGAGAGGGTGAGGCAAATCTAAAATTTAGGGCGCTCAGAAACGATTTTGATAAAATTTTAATACAAAAGCTATTTGTTTTTGCCGTATTTTTGACGATCATGATCTTGTACTCTTGGAAGATAAATTTGACATGGTTATTTTCTATTTTAGTTACTTTGCTTGCATACGGGGCATTATCTTATACATTTTCTAATGTTAGAAAGATGGATATTTTAATTAAACGTGAAATACATATCAAAAAAGTATTAAATAATCAGATAGAAAGTAAAGTAAAAGAGCTTGAAGAGACAAATAGGCACCTACAAAGGATCAGTAAATATGATTATCTAACGAATGCTCTAAATCGCCAGTATTTTATCGCAAGGCTTGAAGAGATGATAAAGTCAAAGGCGCTTGGCGAAAAGATAGATATTTATAGTATTGACATAAACCATTTTAAAGCGATAAATGACTCGTATGGGCACTATATCGGCGATGATGTAATAGCAAAGTTTGCTTCAAATATTGAGTCAATATTGCCACCAAATGATTCTTTATTTGCAAGGTCTGGCGGAGATGACTTTATCGTTGTTGTCAAGCAAAATGAAAATGTGCATTGCAGGGAATTTTTGCACTATCTACTAAAAGCTATTTCAGAGCCAATCGTTATAGATGATTATAAAATTGTACTTGATGCGAAAATAGGGATTAGCTCGACACAAACTAGTGAAATTTTGGCTGATGATTTTATCATGCAATCAGAAGCAGCACTAGAAGCAGCAAAAAAAGACGCATCTGAAAAGTATGTTTTTTATAATGATATAAAAAGCATGATTCAGGATAGAAACTATATAGAAATATTGCTAAATAGCATAAGCTTTGATGAAGAATTTGAGCTAAAATTTCAGCCCCAATATCTAATAGAAGGTAAAAAAATAGTAGGAGCAGAGGCTCTTGTTAGGTGGAACTCTCCTATAAAAGGTCCGGTAGATCAATCAAAATTTATCCCAATAGCCGAACAAAGCTCGATTATCAATGCGATAGGAAAATGGGTGGCAAAAAATGCTATAAAACAAATGGCCTTTTGGAATGAAAAATATAATACAAACCTAAAAATAGGCATAAATATCTCACCAAAACAGATTGATAATATAAATTTTGCATCTAAATTTTTAAGCTATATAGATAGATACGGCATCGATCCATCTTGTGTAGATGTTGAGATCACTGAGGCCAGCCTCGTCAATGCTGAAGAGATGATGCAAAGTGCGTTATCTGAGCTTTCAAATAGAGGAATTTGCATCTCCATAGATGATTTTGGTACCGGTTTTTCATCAATGAATTACATCAAAAAATATCCTATGAGTCGCCTAAAGATCGCTAAAGAGCTGATAGATAATATTGCTAAAAATGATATAGATAAAGACGTGGTAAAAAGCGTTATAGCTTTGGCTAAAAATGTGGAGCTAAAGACTATTGCTGAAGGTGTCGAAGATGAAACCCAGCTTGAAATTTTAAGAGAGCTTGGATGCGATGAGGTGCAAGGGTATCTTTGGGGCAAGCCAATGAGTGCAGAGGATTTTGAAAAGCTTATAATAAGCGCTATTTAA
- a CDS encoding EAL domain-containing protein, with protein sequence MRAHSSYAYLDVFFMLPMISILAGVSIFLYSKFSASQEKLAIIMDSISVFFLIVILIYGIFDEVDILSIINNRSNIVFLSIVAINFLILFITLSEIFTSSLLHIKISGFYLISASILFTMLNLFIFYSQISNVNFGHKIDFLYIVPFFFLMIGAFHLKAQNEYVTNTDKDISIGSKWLPIIIVLPLLLQEDLTSFSALISLFILVVNAIVNYYVKSSIASRKILDYERNLHREMEKSMHERTNELMLANLRLQDMSEKDYLTDLGNRNFIVNELERMCKSISEDEEIVVYYINLSRFKSINTSYGHEIGDRILKLVAKRILEVCNRQEAIARISADEFIVLAKMEINSHTKRLNLGIALKDAIEKPIQIDRYHFGLKCIIGIDVATKDSTANPRNIIKNADMAMYYAKKNPALNPMVYSDKISNEMHLSSSIEIALKKANLQEDLHVYFQPIFDLKIEKMIYAEVFLYWKSEKFGLMEASKFMKEVNVNSDILNDIYSLLVSKTIEYVDRWQKEKLLIPKISINVAQIQSKSEKFVLDFISSLRSHHINPELFEIEFGEEIWTNNTKTLDKIFSILKENNIDVCIDNFGSGYTSFIYIGKYGVKRIKIASEFVAQASNSKIDAQIVSAIIDLAKAMKIKVGAKGVEKEEDIRFLKELDCNEVQGLFLSRPISAEEFEDLVRQDPQMIAKV encoded by the coding sequence TTGCGGGCTCATAGTTCTTATGCGTATCTTGATGTGTTTTTTATGTTGCCGATGATATCTATTTTGGCTGGCGTTAGTATATTTTTGTATTCAAAATTTTCAGCCAGCCAAGAAAAGCTAGCCATCATTATGGATAGCATAAGTGTCTTTTTTTTAATAGTAATTTTAATATATGGTATTTTTGATGAAGTAGATATCTTATCGATAATAAATAATAGATCAAATATCGTTTTTCTCTCTATTGTAGCCATAAATTTTCTTATACTTTTTATCACTTTAAGTGAGATTTTTACAAGCAGTTTGCTTCATATAAAAATTAGTGGCTTTTACCTTATATCGGCTAGTATTTTATTTACGATGCTAAATTTATTTATTTTTTATAGTCAGATCTCAAATGTAAATTTTGGCCATAAAATAGATTTTTTATATATCGTTCCTTTCTTCTTCTTGATGATAGGAGCTTTTCATTTAAAAGCCCAAAACGAATATGTTACAAATACCGATAAAGATATCTCAATAGGATCAAAATGGCTACCAATAATAATAGTTTTACCATTGCTATTACAAGAAGATCTGACATCTTTTAGTGCACTTATCTCGTTATTTATCTTGGTTGTAAATGCTATTGTTAATTACTACGTTAAAAGCTCTATCGCAAGTAGAAAAATATTAGATTATGAGAGAAATCTTCATAGAGAGATGGAAAAGTCGATGCATGAGCGAACCAATGAACTTATGCTCGCAAATTTAAGACTTCAAGATATGTCTGAGAAGGACTATCTAACAGATCTTGGCAATAGAAATTTTATAGTAAATGAGCTTGAAAGAATGTGCAAAAGCATTTCTGAAGATGAGGAAATCGTAGTTTATTATATAAATTTAAGCCGTTTTAAAAGTATAAATACGTCTTATGGGCATGAAATAGGCGATAGAATTTTAAAACTAGTTGCAAAAAGGATACTTGAAGTTTGCAATAGACAAGAGGCCATAGCAAGGATTAGTGCGGACGAATTTATCGTACTAGCAAAAATGGAGATAAATAGTCATACAAAACGCTTAAATCTTGGTATCGCCTTAAAAGATGCTATTGAAAAACCAATTCAAATAGATAGATATCACTTTGGGCTTAAGTGCATAATAGGTATAGATGTAGCAACAAAAGATAGCACGGCAAATCCAAGAAATATTATAAAAAACGCAGATATGGCAATGTATTATGCCAAAAAAAATCCAGCTTTAAATCCTATGGTTTATAGCGATAAAATTAGCAATGAAATGCACCTAAGCTCAAGTATCGAGATCGCGCTTAAAAAAGCTAATTTGCAAGAAGACCTTCATGTATATTTTCAACCAATATTTGATCTAAAAATTGAAAAAATGATCTACGCAGAGGTTTTTTTATATTGGAAATCAGAAAAATTTGGCTTGATGGAAGCGAGCAAATTTATGAAAGAGGTCAATGTAAATAGCGATATTTTAAATGATATTTACTCACTTTTAGTTTCAAAGACCATAGAGTATGTAGATAGATGGCAAAAAGAAAAACTCTTGATACCAAAAATAAGTATAAATGTTGCACAGATTCAAAGTAAATCAGAAAAATTTGTTTTAGATTTTATTTCTAGCTTACGCTCGCACCATATAAATCCAGAGCTTTTTGAAATAGAATTTGGCGAAGAAATATGGACAAATAATACTAAGACGCTTGATAAAATTTTTTCTATTCTTAAAGAAAATAATATAGATGTTTGTATAGATAATTTTGGATCTGGATATACTTCATTTATTTATATTGGAAAGTACGGTGTTAAGCGTATAAAAATAGCAAGTGAATTTGTTGCTCAAGCATCAAATAGCAAAATAGACGCACAAATCGTATCTGCAATTATTGATTTAGCAAAGGCAATGAAGATAAAAGTTGGCGCAAAAGGTGTAGAAAAAGAAGAAGACATTCGTTTTTTAAAAGAGCTTGATTGTAACGAAGTTCAAGGACTTTTCTTGTCTCGTCCTATAAGTGCAGAAGAATTTGAAGACCTTGTAAGACAAGATCCTCAAATGATAGCTAAAGTTTAA
- a CDS encoding dUTP diphosphatase — translation MNERTIILEMLKMQQSLNDETNGLGWENGYTNKNKLISWRRCIYMECAELIDSFAWKHWKSIDAKTDEQNLRIEVVDIWHFIMSLALQIYKSKQLGDIETLADDICQSSGFGEFCKEPLKIEDESIYEIMNDVEMLIHECSGFDYDIFDILKIYFSMSLKCGVNLYSLYECYIAKNVLNRFRQNNGYKEGSYKKNWNGREDNEVMSEILSNGVSKIGEIYAALEHEYKKVK, via the coding sequence ATGAATGAAAGAACGATTATTTTAGAGATGTTAAAGATGCAGCAAAGCCTAAATGATGAGACAAATGGGCTTGGCTGGGAAAATGGTTATACTAATAAAAATAAATTAATCAGCTGGAGGCGCTGCATATATATGGAGTGCGCTGAGCTGATTGATAGCTTTGCTTGGAAGCACTGGAAGAGCATCGATGCTAAGACTGATGAGCAAAATTTACGCATAGAAGTTGTTGATATTTGGCACTTTATTATGAGCTTGGCTTTGCAAATTTATAAATCAAAACAGCTTGGAGATATAGAAACTTTAGCTGATGACATCTGCCAGTCAAGCGGTTTTGGCGAGTTTTGTAAAGAGCCACTAAAGATCGAAGATGAGAGCATTTATGAGATAATGAATGATGTTGAGATGCTCATACATGAGTGCAGTGGGTTTGACTACGATATATTTGATATTTTAAAAATTTACTTCTCTATGTCTTTAAAATGTGGCGTAAATTTATACTCGCTTTATGAGTGCTACATCGCTAAAAACGTGCTAAATCGCTTCCGTCAAAATAATGGCTACAAAGAAGGTAGCTATAAGAAAAATTGGAACGGACGCGAAGATAATGAAGTGATGAGTGAAATTTTGTCAAATGGCGTTAGTAAGATAGGTGAAATTTACGCAGCACTTGAGCACGAGTATAAAAAGGTGAAATGA
- a CDS encoding EI24 domain-containing protein, whose protein sequence is MINLLRLGFKDFFTAKFIALSILPLLLSIVCLAWLSIWGGGEIFDFLSDSAKNENFTFLEPNSALSSYAIKILNFSATKWIISILFYVLSTFLTIIISIIIALIVAGFLTPVVAKEINKRHYNYVLKSEASTARVLKVMMVEIMKFLGILLICLPLLFVPFVNFFIINVPFFYIYYKLLLIDVGSSTLDSDKFELALLEGGGIKFVAFTFLFYLISLVPLVGLFFQLYFVIVLSHLFYQREAIVKI, encoded by the coding sequence ATGATAAACCTTCTTCGCCTTGGTTTTAAAGACTTTTTTACAGCCAAATTTATAGCGCTATCCATCTTGCCGCTTCTCCTTAGCATCGTCTGCCTAGCTTGGCTTAGCATCTGGGGCGGCGGTGAGATTTTTGATTTTTTAAGTGATAGTGCCAAAAATGAAAATTTTACCTTTTTAGAGCCAAACTCGGCGCTCTCTTCATATGCTATTAAAATTTTAAACTTTAGCGCTACAAAGTGGATCATAAGCATACTTTTTTATGTTTTAAGCACCTTTTTAACGATAATTATCAGCATAATAATTGCCCTAATCGTAGCTGGCTTTTTAACTCCAGTTGTGGCCAAAGAGATAAACAAAAGGCACTACAACTACGTGCTTAAAAGCGAGGCTAGCACAGCTAGAGTGCTAAAAGTGATGATGGTTGAGATCATGAAATTTCTTGGGATCTTGCTCATCTGCCTGCCGCTTTTGTTTGTGCCGTTTGTAAATTTCTTTATCATCAATGTACCATTTTTTTACATCTACTATAAGCTTTTACTTATAGACGTTGGCTCAAGTACGCTTGATAGTGATAAATTCGAGCTTGCTTTGCTTGAGGGTGGTGGGATAAAATTTGTAGCTTTTACATTTTTGTTTTATCTAATATCGCTTGTGCCGCTTGTTGGGTTATTTTTTCAGCTTTATTTTGTGATAGTTTTGTCGCACCTTTTTTATCAAAGAGAGGCGATAGTTAAAATTTAG
- a CDS encoding ATP/GTP-binding protein has product MQTNFYSQGSYNNMSFSMKTSSGDEISFSMYDNKSLEFSSQKNGTSSQRSLTLTHEYGYEFLYKGNGIDEQDMKEIEEAMKQIRPQVDEFMKNVKEGDKIAGSSQSISDISNKIKQLLPEPKDLNHKNFINDNMLKMFDELLAQNEANKNLLSATKRLFDTLLYESNKLSYYA; this is encoded by the coding sequence ATGCAAACAAATTTTTACTCTCAAGGAAGCTACAACAACATGAGCTTTTCGATGAAAACTAGCTCAGGCGATGAGATAAGCTTTTCTATGTATGACAACAAAAGTTTGGAGTTTTCTAGCCAGAAAAACGGCACTTCAAGCCAAAGAAGTCTAACTCTAACTCACGAATACGGCTATGAGTTTTTATACAAAGGAAACGGCATAGATGAGCAGGATATGAAAGAGATCGAAGAGGCGATGAAGCAAATTCGCCCACAAGTTGATGAATTTATGAAAAACGTCAAAGAGGGTGACAAGATCGCAGGTAGCAGTCAAAGCATAAGTGATATTTCAAACAAGATCAAGCAGCTATTACCTGAGCCAAAAGACCTAAATCACAAAAATTTCATAAATGACAATATGCTAAAAATGTTTGACGAGCTCCTAGCTCAAAATGAGGCAAACAAAAACCTACTAAGTGCGACAAAAAGGCTATTTGACACTTTGCTTTATGAGAGCAATAAACTATCTTACTACGCATAA
- a CDS encoding L-arabinose ABC transporter translates to MCCFGTRVFLLMLITVLSFVFARLWPILPVVGYYFILANLLAVLMFSLFFKGLLPSFVKVNAIHYFSLIGGFLGAFLTILIFKKVAKDKFSLVELIIFLVWIAILLFVIFKFQAILDIFRGI, encoded by the coding sequence ATGTGTTGTTTTGGGACTAGGGTTTTTTTGCTGATGCTTATCACTGTTTTAAGCTTTGTTTTTGCTAGGCTTTGGCCTATTTTGCCAGTCGTTGGCTACTACTTTATACTCGCAAATTTGCTTGCTGTTTTGATGTTTTCACTGTTTTTTAAAGGGCTTTTACCAAGCTTTGTAAAAGTAAATGCGATCCACTATTTCTCGCTAATTGGCGGCTTTTTAGGAGCATTTTTAACGATACTTATTTTTAAAAAAGTAGCAAAAGATAAGTTTAGCCTAGTTGAGCTCATCATCTTTTTGGTCTGGATTGCTATATTGCTCTTTGTCATTTTTAAATTTCAAGCCATTCTTGATATTTTTAGAGGAATTTAG
- a CDS encoding pyridoxamine 5'-phosphate oxidase family protein produces MDDRIVKFLKKMHLASVCVIDEEGQPYAFSAFYAFDEVNFSLLLASSDDSSHIKFLKNSKLVAGTVALDTKIVGKIEGVQFQGVMREAKENEIEIYFERFFYAKAMDPKIWCINLEKLKFTSNILGFGKKIKWEKGGKI; encoded by the coding sequence ATGGATGATAGGATAGTTAAATTTCTAAAAAAGATGCACCTCGCTAGCGTTTGCGTTATTGATGAGGAGGGACAGCCTTACGCTTTTAGCGCATTTTACGCCTTTGATGAGGTAAATTTTAGCCTTTTGCTAGCTAGCTCAGATGATAGCTCGCATATCAAATTTTTAAAAAACTCAAAGCTTGTTGCTGGTACGGTCGCTCTTGATACAAAGATCGTTGGCAAGATAGAGGGCGTGCAGTTTCAAGGAGTGATGAGAGAGGCCAAAGAAAATGAAATAGAAATTTATTTCGAAAGATTTTTTTATGCAAAAGCAATGGATCCAAAAATTTGGTGCATAAATCTTGAAAAACTAAAATTTACAAGTAATATTCTCGGTTTTGGCAAGAAGATAAAATGGGAAAAAGGTGGCAAAATTTAG
- the fabG gene encoding 3-oxoacyl-ACP reductase FabG, with protein sequence MKFSGKNVLITGASRGIGAQIAKTLANMGLKVWINYRSKPEIADALQAEIEQNGGKAAVIKFDATDEDEFIKGINLIVDSDGELSYLVNNAGITNDKLALRMKTSEFTDVINANLTSAFIGCREALKIMSKKRFGAVVNVASIVGEMGNAGQVNYSASKGGLIAMSKSFAKEGASRNIRFNSVTPGFIETDMTHGLSDEVKKTYSDNIPLKRFGSASEVAEAVAFLLSDHASYVTGETLKINGGLYM encoded by the coding sequence ATGAAATTTAGCGGAAAAAACGTGCTAATAACAGGTGCAAGTAGAGGTATCGGTGCACAGATTGCAAAAACGCTTGCAAATATGGGCTTAAAAGTGTGGATAAACTACCGCTCAAAGCCTGAGATAGCAGACGCTTTGCAAGCTGAGATCGAGCAAAATGGCGGCAAGGCTGCAGTGATAAAATTTGACGCAACTGACGAAGATGAGTTTATAAAAGGTATAAATTTGATAGTCGATAGCGACGGTGAACTAAGCTACCTCGTAAATAACGCTGGCATAACAAATGACAAGTTAGCGCTTCGTATGAAAACTAGCGAATTTACAGATGTGATAAATGCAAATTTAACTTCAGCTTTCATCGGATGTAGAGAGGCTTTAAAAATTATGAGTAAAAAGCGCTTTGGAGCGGTTGTAAACGTCGCATCTATCGTTGGTGAGATGGGAAACGCTGGACAGGTAAACTATTCAGCTAGCAAGGGCGGACTAATCGCCATGAGCAAGAGCTTTGCAAAAGAGGGTGCAAGTAGAAATATCCGTTTTAATAGTGTAACTCCTGGCTTTATCGAGACTGATATGACACATGGGCTAAGCGATGAGGTGAAGAAAACTTATAGCGATAACATCCCGCTAAAACGTTTCGGCAGTGCTAGTGAAGTAGCTGAGGCTGTTGCATTTTTGTTGAGCGATCACGCAAGTTACGTGACTGGTGAGACGCTAAAAATAAACGGCGGACTTTATATGTAA
- the acpP gene encoding acyl carrier protein → MAVFEDVRDVVVEQLSVDPQAVKLESKIIEDLGADSLDVVELVMALEEKFEVEIPDSEAEKLISIKDVVDYIEKLGK, encoded by the coding sequence ATGGCAGTATTTGAAGACGTAAGAGACGTAGTTGTAGAGCAACTAAGTGTAGATCCACAAGCAGTAAAATTAGAGTCTAAGATCATCGAAGATTTGGGTGCAGATTCACTTGACGTTGTAGAGCTAGTTATGGCTTTAGAAGAAAAATTTGAAGTAGAAATTCCTGATAGCGAAGCAGAGAAATTAATAAGCATCAAAGACGTTGTAGATTATATAGAAAAACTAGGTAAATAA
- a CDS encoding beta-ketoacyl-ACP synthase II has product MKRVVVTGIGMINALGLDKESSFKAICEGKTGVKEITSFDVSDFPVKIAAEITDFDPNSILDGKEVKKVDRFIQLGIQASNEAMADANFKEFEAHKFGVSSAAGIGGLPNIEKNSITYSEKGVKRISPFFIPSALVNMLGGIVSINHGLKGPNLSSVTACAASTHAISQAAKCIMIGQATNMLVIGAESTICGVGIGGFAAMKALSTRNDEPSKASRPFDANRDGFVMGEGAGALVLEEYESAIARGAKIYAEVVGFGESGDAHHITSPTLEGPLSAMKQALDMAKGVKIDYVNAHGTSTPVNDKNETAALKAVFGDKCPPVSSTKGQTGHCLGGAGAIEAVISIMAMRDGIIPPTINYETPDPDCDLDYVPNKARKAELKAVMSNSFGFGGTNGVVIFKKLD; this is encoded by the coding sequence TTGAAACGAGTCGTTGTAACTGGTATTGGTATGATAAACGCACTTGGTCTTGATAAAGAGAGCTCTTTTAAGGCTATTTGCGAGGGTAAAACGGGAGTAAAGGAGATTACAAGCTTCGATGTAAGCGACTTTCCTGTTAAAATTGCTGCCGAAATAACTGATTTTGATCCAAATAGCATTTTAGACGGTAAAGAGGTAAAAAAAGTAGATCGTTTCATACAACTCGGCATACAGGCATCTAATGAAGCTATGGCCGACGCAAACTTCAAAGAGTTTGAAGCTCATAAATTTGGCGTTAGCTCAGCAGCTGGTATAGGTGGCTTACCAAATATTGAGAAAAATTCAATTACATATTCTGAAAAAGGCGTAAAGAGAATTTCGCCATTTTTCATCCCATCAGCACTTGTAAATATGCTAGGTGGCATAGTTTCAATAAATCATGGGCTAAAAGGCCCAAATTTATCTAGTGTAACAGCTTGTGCGGCAAGTACTCATGCAATATCTCAAGCAGCAAAATGCATTATGATTGGCCAAGCTACAAATATGCTAGTTATTGGAGCTGAATCTACGATTTGTGGTGTTGGAATAGGTGGTTTTGCTGCCATGAAAGCACTATCAACTAGAAATGATGAGCCAAGCAAGGCTTCAAGGCCATTTGACGCAAATCGTGATGGTTTTGTAATGGGTGAAGGAGCCGGTGCACTTGTGCTTGAAGAATATGAGTCAGCTATTGCAAGAGGTGCTAAAATTTATGCTGAAGTAGTTGGATTTGGTGAGAGTGGAGATGCACACCATATCACATCACCAACACTTGAAGGCCCATTAAGTGCGATGAAACAAGCGCTTGATATGGCAAAAGGTGTAAAGATAGATTATGTAAATGCGCACGGTACTTCAACACCTGTAAATGATAAGAATGAGACTGCGGCACTAAAAGCAGTTTTTGGTGACAAATGTCCACCGGTTAGCTCAACAAAAGGTCAAACTGGACACTGTCTAGGTGGTGCTGGTGCGATCGAGGCTGTTATATCTATAATGGCAATGAGAGATGGCATCATCCCTCCAACTATAAACTATGAAACGCCTGATCCTGATTGTGATCTA